The following are encoded together in the Acinetobacter radioresistens DSM 6976 = NBRC 102413 = CIP 103788 genome:
- a CDS encoding 5-(carboxyamino)imidazole ribonucleotide synthase — protein MNKTIGIFGGGQLGRMMAQAALPLNIQCTFFEANHNCPSAILGQVFSEHDVQGLEKFIESADVFSLEFENTPLADVDTLLQSKQLYPPRQALATAQNRLLEKALFDQLDIPVAPYRAVDSLSSLQQAVTELGLPIVLKTATGGYDGKGQFVLREQEQIEQAWAELGPAKSLIAESFVKFSREVSIIAVRGQNGEVKSWPLAENHHHHGILSHSIIPAPNSEQLQPVAQDYITRLLNHLNYVGVLTLELFVTEAGLYANEMAPRVHNSGHWSIEGAVCSQFENHIRAVAGLPLGSTEVLRPTVMVNIIGRYPDAAQVLALNGAHLHMYNKEERPGRKLGHITLMPVNHAELTELCRQLAKILPEPLALTQDMNI, from the coding sequence ATGAATAAGACTATCGGTATTTTTGGTGGCGGCCAGCTCGGCCGCATGATGGCCCAAGCTGCCTTACCACTCAACATTCAATGTACGTTTTTTGAAGCCAACCATAACTGCCCTTCAGCAATATTGGGTCAGGTCTTTTCTGAGCATGACGTGCAGGGTCTGGAAAAATTTATTGAAAGTGCAGATGTATTTTCCCTCGAATTTGAAAATACGCCTCTCGCGGATGTTGATACTCTCTTGCAGAGCAAACAGCTTTATCCACCACGTCAAGCATTGGCTACTGCTCAGAACCGTCTGCTAGAGAAGGCACTGTTTGACCAGCTGGATATACCAGTAGCGCCGTATCGTGCAGTAGATTCTTTGTCGAGCCTACAGCAGGCTGTAACCGAGTTGGGTCTACCGATTGTACTGAAAACGGCAACTGGAGGTTATGATGGTAAAGGGCAATTTGTACTGCGCGAGCAAGAGCAGATTGAACAGGCTTGGGCTGAACTGGGTCCGGCCAAATCTTTAATTGCAGAAAGCTTTGTAAAATTTTCCCGTGAAGTTTCAATTATTGCGGTACGTGGACAGAATGGTGAAGTTAAGAGCTGGCCATTAGCTGAAAATCATCATCATCATGGTATTTTGTCACATTCGATTATACCTGCACCGAATAGTGAGCAGTTACAGCCGGTTGCTCAGGATTATATTACCCGGCTGCTGAATCATCTGAACTATGTAGGTGTACTGACACTTGAGTTATTTGTGACAGAAGCCGGTCTGTATGCCAATGAAATGGCGCCAAGGGTACATAACTCGGGGCATTGGTCAATTGAAGGTGCAGTCTGTTCACAGTTTGAAAACCATATACGTGCTGTTGCAGGCCTACCGCTCGGTTCTACAGAAGTGCTTCGCCCTACGGTGATGGTCAATATTATTGGGCGATATCCTGATGCCGCACAGGTACTGGCTTTAAATGGTGCGCATCTGCATATGTATAACAAGGAAGAACGGCCGGGGCGTAAACTCGGTCATATTACCTTAATGCCAGTTAATCATGCAGAGCTGACAGAGCTATGCCGTCAGCTGGCGAAAATATTGCCAGAGCCATTAGCCTTGACTCAAGATATGAACATTTAA
- a CDS encoding AMP-binding protein — protein MTENVWSNEYKQWNIAPTIQLPARHVTLLDFWEHSFQKFSSRTAFIFKDKKFSFDEIEQYSRKFASFLQHLQLPQGSRIAVMMPNIIQYPIVSLAVIRAGYILVNINPLYTARELQHQLHDAGASVLVLLDQFMPVYQQVKDQLAIQYVVITAAPDLLVDPAEKPESQQEAQIFSLKDILSETLPETYLRPKLDQEDTVVLQYTGGTTGVSKGAELTHRNIIANLLQNNAVFCSYFGDRDAYADEVTICALPLYHIFAFTVCLLHSTLNKGYATVLVANPRDLSDLVHCFKTYQPAVFPAVNTLFNALINHQEFKTLDHSQLRITTGGGMTVLKSTADAWQRITGCMIREGYGLSETSPVATFNPPASTTFSGSIGIPLPATEIKILDDRGQEVVQGEKGEIAIRGPQVMKGYWNLPEETAKVMTVDGFFRSGDIGVMDAKGYVRIIDRKKDMILVSGFNVFPNEIEAVLSQHPKVLEVAVIGVADEKSGEVPKAFIVKKEQSLTAEEIQSYARENLTGYKQPRYIEFLHELPKSTVGKILRKALRQDASLQ, from the coding sequence ATGACAGAGAATGTCTGGTCAAATGAATACAAACAATGGAATATTGCCCCAACTATTCAACTACCTGCACGACATGTGACTTTACTGGATTTCTGGGAACATAGTTTTCAGAAATTTAGCTCGCGTACTGCATTTATTTTTAAAGATAAAAAATTCTCTTTCGACGAGATTGAGCAATATAGCCGTAAATTTGCCAGCTTTTTACAACATCTTCAACTACCTCAAGGTAGCCGCATAGCAGTGATGATGCCGAATATCATTCAGTATCCGATTGTGTCACTGGCTGTCATCCGGGCCGGTTATATACTGGTCAATATCAATCCACTTTATACCGCACGTGAATTACAGCATCAGCTTCATGACGCAGGTGCCTCTGTACTGGTACTGCTCGACCAGTTTATGCCTGTCTACCAGCAGGTCAAAGATCAGCTTGCTATACAGTATGTGGTGATTACAGCTGCGCCAGATTTGCTGGTTGATCCTGCTGAAAAACCTGAAAGCCAGCAGGAAGCACAAATATTCAGTTTAAAAGATATTCTCTCTGAAACTTTACCGGAGACCTATCTTCGTCCCAAGCTTGATCAAGAGGATACTGTAGTACTGCAATATACAGGTGGAACGACTGGAGTTTCTAAAGGTGCAGAGCTGACACATCGTAATATTATTGCCAATCTGCTGCAAAATAATGCAGTATTTTGCAGTTATTTCGGTGACCGGGATGCCTATGCAGATGAAGTCACGATCTGTGCCCTTCCGCTGTATCATATTTTTGCCTTTACCGTGTGTTTATTGCACAGTACATTAAATAAAGGCTATGCCACGGTGCTGGTAGCCAATCCGCGCGATCTGTCTGATCTGGTGCATTGTTTTAAAACATATCAGCCTGCAGTTTTTCCAGCAGTAAATACCCTGTTCAATGCGCTTATTAATCATCAGGAGTTTAAAACACTCGACCATAGCCAGCTGCGCATCACTACAGGCGGCGGCATGACTGTACTCAAATCTACTGCGGATGCCTGGCAGAGAATTACCGGCTGCATGATCCGTGAAGGCTATGGTCTGTCTGAAACATCACCAGTGGCTACATTTAACCCTCCAGCATCCACTACATTCAGTGGTTCAATTGGCATTCCACTCCCGGCAACAGAAATCAAAATTCTGGATGATAGAGGCCAAGAAGTGGTACAAGGTGAAAAAGGCGAGATCGCTATACGGGGACCGCAAGTAATGAAAGGTTACTGGAATCTACCTGAAGAAACAGCAAAAGTTATGACAGTAGACGGGTTTTTCCGCAGTGGCGATATTGGCGTCATGGATGCAAAAGGCTATGTACGAATTATTGACCGTAAAAAAGATATGATTCTGGTTTCAGGTTTTAATGTCTTTCCCAATGAAATCGAGGCTGTATTATCACAGCATCCCAAAGTGCTGGAAGTTGCAGTGATTGGGGTAGCAGATGAAAAATCTGGGGAAGTACCAAAAGCTTTTATTGTCAAAAAAGAACAGTCTTTAACAGCAGAGGAAATCCAGTCTTATGCCCGAGAAAATTTAACCGGCTACAAACAGCCACGCTATATCGAATTTCTGCATGAACTGCCTAAATCAACGGTGGGCAAAATTCTGCGTAAGGCACTCAGGCAGGATGCATCACTACAGTAG
- the dnaK gene encoding molecular chaperone DnaK produces MAKIIGIDLGTTNSCVAVLEGDKVKVIENAEGARTTPSIIAYKDGEILVGQSAKRQAVTNPKNTLFAIKRLIGRRYEDQAVQKDIGLVPYKIIKADNGDAWVEVNDKKLAPQQISAEILKKMKKTAEDYLGETVTEAVITVPAYFNDAQRQATKDAGKIAGLDVKRIINEPTAAALAFGMDKKEGDRKVAVYDLGGGTFDVSIIEIADLDGDQQIEVLSTNGDTFLGGEDFDNALIEFLVEEFKKEQSVNLKNDPLALQRLKEAAEKAKIELSSSNATEINLPYITADATGPKHLVINVTRAKLEGLVADLVARTIEPCRIALKDAGLSTSDISDVILVGGQSRMPLVQQKVQEFFGKEPRKDVNPDEAVAIGAAIQGAVLSGDKNDVLLLDVTPLTLGIETMGGVLTPIIEKNTTIPAKKSQVFSTAADNQPAVDISVYQGERKMAQQNKLLGNFQLGDIPPAPRGVPQIEVSFDINADGILKVSAKDKSTGKEQSIQIKANSGLSDAEIEAMIKDAEANAEEDRKFEELAKARNEADALISSAQKAVKDLGEQVTADEKTAVETAVSELEAATKENDVDAIKAKTEALQNIIMPITQRAYEAAQGAQGGAQGFDPNAFQGGDAGQQQKADDGVVDAEFTEVKDDKK; encoded by the coding sequence ATGGCTAAAATTATTGGTATTGACTTGGGTACAACCAACTCATGTGTTGCTGTACTTGAAGGCGATAAAGTTAAAGTAATCGAAAATGCGGAAGGCGCACGCACTACCCCATCCATTATTGCCTATAAAGATGGCGAAATTCTGGTTGGTCAAAGCGCGAAACGCCAAGCAGTAACCAACCCGAAAAATACATTATTCGCAATCAAGCGTTTGATCGGTCGTCGTTATGAAGATCAAGCGGTACAGAAAGACATCGGTCTTGTACCTTATAAAATCATCAAAGCAGACAATGGTGATGCTTGGGTTGAAGTTAACGATAAAAAATTGGCACCTCAACAGATCTCTGCTGAAATCTTGAAAAAGATGAAGAAAACTGCAGAAGACTATTTAGGTGAAACCGTAACTGAAGCGGTTATTACTGTGCCTGCTTATTTTAACGATGCACAGCGTCAGGCAACTAAAGATGCGGGTAAAATCGCTGGTCTAGACGTTAAACGTATCATTAACGAACCTACTGCTGCTGCACTTGCGTTCGGTATGGATAAAAAAGAAGGCGACCGTAAAGTTGCAGTTTATGACTTAGGTGGTGGTACTTTTGACGTATCAATCATTGAAATCGCAGACCTTGATGGCGACCAGCAAATCGAAGTGTTATCAACCAATGGTGATACTTTCCTTGGTGGTGAAGACTTTGATAACGCGTTAATTGAATTTCTGGTTGAAGAATTCAAGAAAGAACAAAGTGTGAACTTGAAAAATGATCCACTTGCGTTACAACGTTTGAAAGAAGCTGCTGAAAAAGCAAAAATCGAGCTTTCTTCATCAAATGCAACTGAAATCAATCTTCCATATATCACCGCTGATGCAACTGGTCCTAAACACTTAGTGATCAATGTAACACGTGCGAAACTTGAAGGTTTGGTTGCTGATTTAGTGGCGCGTACCATTGAGCCTTGCCGTATTGCGCTTAAAGATGCTGGGCTTTCAACTTCTGACATCTCTGACGTCATTTTGGTTGGTGGTCAATCTCGTATGCCGCTTGTACAACAAAAAGTACAAGAATTCTTTGGTAAAGAGCCACGTAAAGACGTAAACCCGGATGAAGCAGTTGCAATTGGTGCTGCGATTCAAGGTGCTGTATTGTCTGGTGACAAGAACGACGTACTATTGTTAGATGTAACCCCGTTAACACTGGGTATTGAAACTATGGGCGGCGTGTTGACTCCAATTATCGAGAAAAACACGACGATTCCTGCGAAGAAATCACAAGTGTTCTCTACAGCGGCAGATAACCAGCCTGCAGTAGATATTTCGGTTTACCAAGGTGAACGAAAAATGGCTCAACAAAATAAATTGTTGGGTAACTTCCAGTTAGGCGATATCCCACCTGCTCCACGTGGCGTACCGCAAATTGAAGTGTCATTTGACATTAACGCTGACGGTATCCTGAAAGTTTCTGCAAAAGACAAGAGTACTGGTAAAGAGCAATCGATCCAGATTAAAGCAAACTCAGGTTTGTCTGATGCTGAAATTGAAGCAATGATTAAAGATGCGGAAGCGAATGCGGAAGAAGATCGCAAGTTTGAAGAACTGGCGAAAGCACGTAATGAAGCGGATGCACTGATCTCTTCTGCACAAAAAGCAGTAAAAGATCTGGGCGAGCAAGTAACTGCTGATGAGAAAACTGCCGTTGAAACAGCAGTTTCTGAACTTGAAGCTGCAACTAAAGAAAATGATGTTGACGCTATTAAGGCAAAAACTGAAGCATTACAAAACATCATTATGCCAATCACCCAGCGTGCTTATGAAGCCGCTCAAGGTGCTCAGGGTGGTGCGCAAGGCTTTGATCCGAATGCTTTCCAGGGTGGTGATGCTGGTCAGCAACAAAAAGCTGATGACGGTGTCGTTGATGCTGAATTTACTGAAGTTAAAGATGATAAAAAATAA
- the grpE gene encoding nucleotide exchange factor GrpE — translation MANEQNEQAQNPQEEQLEAHDQQTQAESGSGHLETDAEDLKAQIIKLEESLKLEKARTANAIYESEKVKERLEREAETAKKFALEKFAKNLLETVDNLERALQATGEEQTPLSEGVELTLKGLLTTLEKAGVVVVDTANGFNADLHQAVGIDPNAKSGEIGTVLQKGYTLSGRLLRPAMVMVGQ, via the coding sequence ATGGCGAATGAGCAAAATGAGCAGGCTCAAAACCCTCAAGAAGAGCAATTAGAAGCACATGACCAACAGACTCAGGCTGAAAGCGGTTCAGGGCATTTAGAAACAGATGCTGAAGATTTAAAAGCACAAATTATCAAGCTTGAAGAAAGCCTGAAACTTGAAAAAGCTCGTACGGCGAATGCGATTTATGAGAGTGAAAAAGTAAAAGAGCGTCTTGAGCGTGAAGCTGAGACTGCGAAAAAATTTGCTCTAGAGAAATTTGCGAAAAACCTGCTTGAGACAGTAGATAACCTTGAACGTGCGCTGCAAGCCACTGGTGAAGAACAAACTCCTTTATCGGAAGGTGTAGAACTCACATTAAAAGGGTTACTGACTACGCTTGAAAAAGCGGGCGTGGTAGTTGTAGACACGGCAAATGGTTTTAATGCCGATCTGCATCAGGCGGTGGGTATTGATCCAAATGCCAAGTCTGGTGAAATAGGTACAGTTTTGCAAAAAGGCTATACCCTATCCGGTCGTCTGTTACGGCCTGCAATGGTCATGGTAGGGCAATAA
- a CDS encoding lytic murein transglycosylase translates to MRHFALIFSTAFLSVSQVNAELIINGQSSSTSVTATSAISNAYSPQNNFQACLGNLRSQAISAGVNGSTYDRYTQSLTPDYSVIDKLNYQPEFSTPIWDYLSGLVDEERVQAGRTKLAQHAEVLKRVEAAYGVPAETVVAVWGVESNFGDISGSYPLLQALGTLSCEGRRQSYFRGEFFAAMRILQRGDLREEQLKGSWAGAFGHTQFMPSTYEELAVDFDGDGRRDLVSSTIDALASTANFLKKRGWQTGMPWGFEVKLPSGFSAQGEGRRNKKALNSWVNRGLTRTDGTALVQGNLSGSTPAGLMMPAGENGPAFLVFKNFDAIYSYNAAESYGLAIAHLSDRLQGQGPFLTAWPTDDAGTSRAERREIQQFLLRKGYDIGAVDGLIGDKTRQAIRQEQQRLGLNPTGRAGQQILRALRAEYIMQ, encoded by the coding sequence ATGCGCCACTTTGCTCTAATTTTTTCTACCGCTTTTTTGAGCGTGTCTCAGGTTAATGCTGAATTAATTATTAATGGTCAATCGAGTTCTACTTCGGTAACAGCAACATCTGCTATTTCAAATGCCTATAGTCCACAAAATAATTTTCAGGCATGTCTGGGCAACTTGCGTTCACAGGCTATATCTGCTGGAGTAAACGGAAGTACTTATGACCGTTATACCCAATCTTTAACACCTGATTATTCAGTAATCGACAAGCTAAATTATCAGCCAGAGTTTTCTACACCAATCTGGGATTATCTGTCGGGTCTGGTGGATGAAGAGCGAGTACAGGCAGGCCGAACAAAACTGGCACAGCATGCAGAGGTACTCAAGCGTGTTGAGGCAGCTTATGGTGTACCAGCCGAAACAGTAGTGGCAGTATGGGGGGTAGAGAGCAACTTCGGTGATATTTCAGGAAGTTATCCCTTGTTACAAGCGCTTGGAACATTAAGCTGTGAAGGCCGGCGCCAAAGTTATTTTCGTGGCGAGTTTTTTGCAGCCATGCGAATTTTACAACGTGGAGATTTACGTGAAGAGCAATTAAAAGGTTCATGGGCAGGCGCTTTTGGCCATACCCAATTTATGCCTTCGACCTATGAGGAACTGGCGGTCGATTTCGATGGAGATGGCCGGCGTGATTTAGTCTCAAGTACTATAGATGCCTTGGCTTCTACAGCAAACTTTCTAAAAAAACGCGGCTGGCAAACCGGTATGCCTTGGGGATTTGAAGTCAAACTTCCTTCAGGTTTTTCTGCACAGGGAGAAGGGCGGCGTAATAAAAAAGCTTTAAACAGCTGGGTAAATCGCGGATTAACTCGTACTGATGGTACTGCACTGGTTCAGGGAAACCTTTCAGGTTCTACACCAGCAGGTTTGATGATGCCGGCAGGTGAAAATGGACCGGCTTTTCTAGTATTTAAAAATTTTGATGCAATTTATAGTTATAACGCGGCAGAAAGTTATGGGTTGGCGATTGCCCATTTGTCTGACCGTTTACAAGGACAGGGACCTTTTTTGACGGCTTGGCCAACCGATGATGCCGGAACATCACGTGCGGAGCGGCGTGAAATTCAACAGTTTTTATTAAGAAAGGGTTATGACATCGGGGCAGTAGATGGACTGATCGGTGATAAAACCCGGCAGGCCATTCGTCAGGAACAGCAACGTTTAGGATTAAATCCAACCGGACGGGCGGGGCAGCAAATTCTGCGTGCTCTGCGTGCTGAATATATTATGCAGTAA
- a CDS encoding DMT family protein produces MNPNLYLPLLLLIISNCFMTLAWYGHLKFLHGVPLWQAILFGWLIALLEYSFMIPATRLLSQYGWSLGQMKITQEVVTLLVFVPFMIFLFKQPFKLDYLWAGLCLLGCVYFIFRSQ; encoded by the coding sequence ATGAATCCAAACCTGTACCTGCCCCTGCTGTTATTGATTATTTCGAACTGCTTTATGACTCTGGCCTGGTATGGGCATTTAAAATTTTTACATGGTGTACCGTTATGGCAGGCTATTTTATTTGGCTGGCTGATTGCACTGCTTGAATACAGTTTTATGATTCCGGCAACACGTCTTTTATCCCAGTATGGATGGAGCTTGGGCCAAATGAAGATTACCCAAGAAGTAGTCACCTTACTGGTATTTGTTCCTTTCATGATTTTTCTGTTTAAGCAGCCGTTTAAGTTGGACTATTTATGGGCAGGTTTATGTCTGTTAGGCTGTGTTTATTTTATCTTTCGCAGCCAGTAA
- the purE gene encoding 5-(carboxyamino)imidazole ribonucleotide mutase translates to MNAVATDAQPLVGIIMGSQSDWATLEHTANMLKQLGVPFEAEVVSAHRTPDRLFEYAETARDRGIQVIIAGAGGAAHLPGMCAAKTDLPVLGVPVKSSILNGVDSLLSIVQMPAGIAVGTLAIGPAGAANAAIMAAQILGLTRPEIAKNVAGFREAQTAKVAGNNIPGQG, encoded by the coding sequence ATGAATGCGGTCGCAACTGACGCTCAACCCCTAGTCGGAATTATCATGGGCTCCCAATCGGATTGGGCTACCCTCGAACATACTGCCAATATGCTCAAGCAGCTTGGTGTCCCTTTTGAAGCTGAAGTCGTCTCTGCACACCGTACTCCAGACCGTCTGTTTGAATACGCTGAAACAGCTCGCGATCGTGGGATTCAGGTCATTATTGCAGGAGCTGGTGGAGCTGCACATTTACCTGGAATGTGTGCAGCCAAAACCGATCTACCTGTACTGGGTGTTCCGGTTAAGTCCTCAATTCTAAATGGTGTAGATTCCCTGTTGTCTATTGTACAAATGCCGGCAGGTATTGCAGTCGGTACCTTGGCCATTGGCCCTGCAGGTGCTGCCAATGCCGCTATTATGGCCGCCCAGATTCTGGGTTTGACCCGTCCCGAAATTGCAAAAAATGTAGCAGGCTTCCGTGAAGCGCAAACTGCAAAAGTTGCGGGTAATAATATTCCAGGTCAGGGTTAA
- the mpl gene encoding UDP-N-acetylmuramate:L-alanyl-gamma-D-glutamyl-meso-diaminopimelate ligase yields the protein MHLHILGICGTFMGSLALLARDLGHTVTGSDQSVYPPMSTQLENAGITLMQGYNRSHLQPHPDLVIVGNAMKRGIDAVEYMLDAGLPYISGPQFLADHVLQGKHVLGVAGTHGKTTTTTMLAWVLDQAGLNPGFLIGGVPLGFSQSARLGGGKYFVVEADEYDSAFFDKRSKFVHYHPKTAILNNLEFDHADIFDDLAAIQKQFHHLVRTIPSTGRIIAPITETHIDEVLKMGCWTPVIRTGLDTDTQAELYAELIQADGSHFKVLEQGKVIAEVQWSMTGQHSVANALATIAAAQHVGVSIVQACEALSSFGGVKRRMELLGTLRGIEVYDDFAHHPTAIETTLDGARKRLGERRLWAVIEPRSNTMRMGSHKDGLAHSARLADEVIWYQPEGLDWDLQPVVEAAPNKSQVSRSLDEIIQRIVQEAGEGDAVVIMSNGGFGGLHQKLLAALQS from the coding sequence ATGCATCTGCATATTTTAGGTATTTGCGGCACATTTATGGGATCACTGGCACTTCTGGCACGTGATCTTGGGCATACTGTGACCGGTTCAGACCAGAGTGTCTACCCGCCAATGTCTACCCAGCTTGAGAATGCGGGCATTACCTTAATGCAGGGCTATAATCGCAGCCATTTACAGCCACATCCCGATCTGGTCATTGTGGGCAACGCCATGAAGCGTGGAATTGATGCTGTTGAATATATGCTAGATGCCGGTCTGCCTTATATTTCGGGACCACAGTTTCTGGCTGATCATGTATTGCAGGGTAAACATGTACTCGGTGTCGCGGGTACTCATGGTAAAACCACCACCACCACCATGCTGGCTTGGGTACTGGATCAGGCCGGTTTAAATCCCGGTTTTCTAATTGGCGGTGTGCCCCTTGGATTTAGCCAGAGCGCACGGCTGGGCGGGGGCAAGTACTTTGTAGTCGAGGCAGATGAATATGATTCGGCTTTCTTCGATAAACGCTCCAAGTTCGTTCATTATCATCCTAAAACAGCAATCCTGAATAACCTCGAATTTGACCATGCCGATATTTTTGATGATCTGGCTGCCATTCAAAAACAGTTTCATCATCTGGTGCGCACCATTCCAAGCACTGGCCGGATTATTGCGCCTATTACTGAAACCCATATTGATGAAGTACTGAAAATGGGCTGCTGGACACCTGTTATACGTACCGGTTTGGATACCGATACCCAAGCCGAACTCTATGCAGAACTAATTCAAGCAGATGGCAGCCATTTTAAGGTGCTGGAGCAGGGTAAGGTTATTGCTGAAGTTCAATGGTCCATGACAGGCCAGCATAGTGTTGCCAATGCTTTGGCTACCATTGCTGCTGCACAGCATGTGGGTGTCAGTATTGTTCAGGCGTGTGAAGCACTGTCCAGTTTTGGGGGTGTCAAACGCCGTATGGAGCTGCTGGGTACGCTCAGGGGTATCGAAGTTTATGATGACTTTGCACATCATCCCACTGCAATTGAAACGACACTGGATGGTGCTCGTAAACGTCTGGGTGAACGGCGCCTTTGGGCGGTTATTGAACCGCGTTCAAATACTATGCGTATGGGTAGCCATAAAGACGGACTGGCCCACTCGGCCCGCCTGGCAGATGAGGTAATCTGGTATCAGCCAGAAGGCCTGGACTGGGATCTGCAACCTGTAGTCGAGGCTGCTCCAAATAAGTCACAGGTGAGCCGTTCTCTGGATGAAATTATCCAGCGTATAGTTCAGGAAGCAGGTGAGGGTGATGCTGTGGTGATTATGTCGAATGGCGGGTTTGGCGGACTGCATCAGAAACTGTTGGCAGCATTACAAAGCTAA
- a CDS encoding acyl-CoA dehydrogenase C-terminal domain-containing protein, with amino-acid sequence MPNYIAPLRDMKFVLNDFLNFEQSYQQYPAAQDNFSAEILEQYLEAAADFCQNELLPLNGIGDQQGCKLENGVVTTPDGFKDAYKKYVELGFTSLTGDEQYGGQGFPTLFRIAISEIITSTNWAWGMYPGLSHGAMRTIEHHGSEQQKQHYLTRLISGEWTGTMCLTESHAGSDLGLIRTKAVPNADGSYAISGEKIFISAGEHDLAENIIHIVLARLPDAPAGTKGISLFIVPKFNLDSDGNIAERNGVVCSALEHKMGIHGNATCVLNFDQAKGFLIGPENRGLNCMFTFMNSARIGTAIQGLAASEASYQGALAYARERLAMRSLAGPQHPELPADPIIVHPAVRQMLLTQKVFAEGSRALAYYLSTYVDMAEFSNDEDEKKQAENKLALLTPIAKAFMTETGVESAKHGMQIFGGHGYIAEHGMEQIARDARIACLYEGTTEIQAIDLLARKVIGSKGNLLKALTDEIQEFTAQHQQHDKFSAQVQQLEQLVKEWLELTRDVVDKMQQRPEEIGAAAVDYLYFSGYTVFAYLWAKMAIVAEDKIAQGDTDPYYPAKVATAQFYYSRILNRTLTHAAMIRSGMDTLFELNPEQFKFD; translated from the coding sequence ATGCCGAATTATATTGCACCGCTACGCGACATGAAATTTGTTCTCAATGATTTTTTAAACTTTGAACAGAGCTATCAACAATATCCGGCTGCCCAAGATAACTTTAGTGCAGAGATATTAGAGCAGTACTTGGAAGCTGCAGCAGATTTTTGCCAGAACGAACTTTTACCACTTAACGGTATTGGTGACCAGCAGGGCTGCAAGCTGGAAAATGGTGTAGTAACCACGCCAGACGGTTTTAAAGATGCCTATAAAAAATATGTCGAGCTGGGTTTTACTTCACTCACTGGCGATGAGCAGTATGGCGGGCAGGGCTTCCCTACCCTATTCCGTATTGCAATTTCAGAAATCATTACTTCAACCAACTGGGCTTGGGGCATGTACCCTGGACTCTCACATGGAGCCATGCGCACTATTGAACATCATGGTTCCGAACAGCAGAAGCAGCACTACCTTACCCGGCTGATTTCGGGGGAATGGACAGGTACTATGTGCCTGACCGAATCCCATGCGGGTTCTGATCTGGGTCTGATCCGGACCAAAGCAGTGCCCAATGCGGATGGCAGTTATGCTATCAGTGGTGAAAAAATCTTTATTTCTGCTGGGGAACATGACCTGGCTGAAAATATTATTCATATTGTACTGGCACGTTTACCAGATGCTCCTGCGGGTACCAAAGGAATCTCCCTGTTTATCGTACCTAAGTTTAATTTGGATTCGGACGGGAATATTGCCGAACGTAATGGCGTGGTGTGTAGTGCACTTGAACATAAAATGGGTATTCATGGAAATGCGACTTGTGTACTGAATTTTGATCAGGCTAAAGGCTTTCTGATTGGGCCGGAAAACCGGGGCCTAAACTGCATGTTTACCTTTATGAATTCGGCACGGATCGGCACTGCAATTCAGGGACTGGCTGCTTCTGAAGCTTCTTATCAGGGCGCACTGGCATATGCCAGAGAACGCCTGGCAATGCGCTCTCTGGCTGGACCCCAGCACCCAGAACTGCCGGCTGACCCGATAATTGTGCACCCGGCAGTACGCCAAATGCTATTAACTCAAAAAGTCTTTGCAGAAGGCTCGCGTGCCCTTGCCTATTACTTATCTACTTATGTCGATATGGCCGAGTTTTCAAATGATGAAGATGAAAAGAAACAGGCAGAAAACAAACTTGCCCTTTTAACCCCAATCGCCAAAGCATTCATGACCGAAACGGGGGTAGAGTCGGCCAAGCATGGGATGCAGATTTTTGGCGGACATGGTTATATCGCTGAACATGGAATGGAACAAATTGCTCGTGATGCACGGATCGCCTGTCTTTATGAAGGAACAACCGAAATTCAGGCAATTGACCTGCTGGCACGTAAGGTAATTGGTTCTAAAGGTAACTTGCTCAAAGCCCTGACCGATGAAATTCAGGAGTTTACTGCGCAGCATCAGCAGCACGATAAGTTCTCTGCTCAGGTGCAGCAGCTTGAGCAGCTAGTCAAGGAATGGTTAGAACTGACCAGAGACGTGGTGGATAAAATGCAGCAGAGACCAGAAGAAATTGGTGCCGCAGCAGTCGATTATCTTTATTTCTCCGGATACACCGTATTTGCCTATTTGTGGGCAAAAATGGCGATTGTAGCGGAAGATAAAATTGCTCAGGGCGATACAGATCCTTACTATCCGGCCAAGGTAGCTACGGCGCAGTTTTATTATAGCCGCATTCTAAACCGTACCTTAACCCATGCGGCAATGATCCGTTCTGGAATGGATACCCTATTTGAACTTAATCCGGAACAGTTCAAGTTTGATTAA